CATGGCGGGCTGCGCCCTCACCCAGCTGGTGCGGCCCGGCGCGCCGGTGATCTTCGGCAATTTCCTCTCTTCGATGGCGCTGCGCTCCGGGTCGCCCACCTTCGGCACGCCCGAGCCCGCGCTGGGCTCGCTCGTGATCGGCCAGCTCGCGCGCCGGCTGGAGCTCCCCTTGCGCTGCTCGGGCGCCTTCACCTCGTCGAAAATCGCCGATGGCCAGGCCATGACGGAAAGCACGGTCTCGATGCTCTCCGCCGTCCAATGTGGCGCCAACTTCATTCTCCACGCCGCGGGCTGGCTCGAGGGCGGGCTCACCATGGGTTATGAGAAGATGATTCTCGACGCCGACTACTGCGCTTCGCTCCACACCTACATGGCCGGCATGTCGCTCGACGAGAACCAGATGGCGCTGGGCGCCTTCCGCGAGGTCGGCCCCGGCAAGCATTTCTTCGGCTGCGCCCACACGCTGGCGAACTACGAGACGGCGTTCTGGGATTCCGACACCGCCGACAACAATTCCTTCGAGCAGTGGCGCGACGAGGGCGAGCGCGACGCCAACCAGCGCGCCAATGCGCGCTGGCGCCGGCTGCTGCAGGAATATCAGCCGCCGCCGCTCGATCCCGCGATCGACGAGGCGCTGACCGAGTTCGTCACCAAGCGGAAGAACGAAAAACCGGATATGTGGCACTGAGCGCCGCGAGCCGAGCAAGCGGAGACAATCGACAATGGAAACCCATGCCCGGGTCGTCATCATCGGCGGCGGCGTCGTCGGATGCTCGATCCTCTATCACCTGGCCAAGCATGGCCTGAAGGATGCCGTGCTGCTGGAGCGCAAGGAGCTGACCTCGGGCTCCTCCTGGCACGCGGCCGGCATGATCCACACCATCAATGCCGATCCCAACATCGCGCGGCTCCAGGGCTATACCATCAAGCTCTATAACGAGCTGGAAGACTTGACCGGCCAGTCCTGCAGCATCCATCGCCCCGGCGGCATCTATCTCGCGGCCACGCCCGAGCGGCTCGACTATCTGAAGCAGGAGCGCGCCAAGGCCCGCTATATGGGGCTCGAGACCGATTTCATCTCGCTCGAGCATGCGCGCGAGCTCAATCCGCTGATCGATCCGAAGAAATATCTGGGCGCCCTGTTCGAGCCGGTGGACGGTCATGTCGATCCTTCGGGCGTGACCCATGCCTATGCCAAGGGCGCCCGCCATTACGGCGCCAAGGTCTATCGCGACACGCCGGTGATCGAGACCAAGCAGCGGCCCGACGGCTCCTGGGACGTGGTGACGCCCAAGGGCACGATCCGCGCCGAGATCGTGGTGAATGCCGCGGGGCTCTGGGCCCGCGAGGTCGGACGTCTGGCCGGGCTCGAGCTGCCGGTGCAGCCGATGGAGCATCACTACCTCATCACCGAGACGATCCCGGAGGTACGCGACCATGGCAAGGAGATTGCCGTCACCGTCGATTACGAGGGCAACGCTTATACGCGCCAGGAGCATCAGGGCGTGCTGCTCGGCACCTACGAGACCAACTGCGTGCCCTGGGCGGTCGAGGGCACGCCGCTCGATTTCGGCCATGAGCTGCTGCAGGACGATCTGGCGCGCGTGAGCGAGCGGCTCGACACTGCCTTCGAGCGCATGCCGGCGCTCGGCCGCGCCGGGATCAAGAAGGTGATCAACGGGCCCTTCACCTTCGGGCCCGATGGCAACCCCCTGATCGGACCGGTGCCGGGCCTGAAGAACTACTGGACCGCGGTCGGCGTCATGGCGGGCTTCTGCCAGGGCGGCGGCGTGGGCCTCTGCATGGCCGAATGGATCATCGACGGCGAGCCCTCGATCGATGTCTGGGGCATGGATGTGGCGCGCTTCGGAAGCTTCGCGACGCGCGACTGGGGCCGCATCAAATCGGCCGAGAATTATTCGCGCCGCTTCATCCTGACCTATCCGAACGAGACCCTGCCCGCCGGCCGGCGCCAGAAGACCACGGCGCTCTATGACCGGCTGATCGCGCGCGGCGCCGTGATGGGCGTCTCCTTCGGGTTGGAGCATGCGCTCTGGTTCGCAGGATCTCCTGACAAGGCGAAGGAGACGCCGACCTTCCGCCGCTCCAACGCCTTTGCCCATGTGGCTGAGGAGATCAAGGCGGTGCGCGAGCGGGTCGGCATGATCGAGATCGCGAACTATGCCAAGCATGAGGTCTCCGGGCCGGGTGCGGAGGCCTTCCTCGATAAAATGCTGGCCAACAAACTGCCCAAGGAAGGGCGCCTGGCGCTGACGCCGATGCTGACGCCCAAGGGCAAGCTCTATGGCGACCTCACCGTCGCGCGGATGGAGAAGGAGCGCTTCTATCTGTTCGGCTCGAGCGCGGCCCAGGAGATGCACCGGCGCTGGTTCGAGCAGCATTTGCCGGAGAAGGGCGTGGCCTATCATAACCGTACCGACGATCTGCAGGGCATCGCCATCGCCGGCCCGAGCGCCCGCGAGCTGCTGTCGCGCCTGACGGCGGCCGACGTCTCGGCCGCCGCCTTCAAGTTCCGCGACATCAAGCGAATGGTGGTGGGGCTGGTGCCGGCGCTGGTGGCGCGCGTCTCCTTTTCGGGCGAGCTGGGCTACGAAATATATGTGGCTCCGCAATATCAGCTCAGGCTGTATGAGGCTCTTGAGGAGGCGGGCAAGGATCTGGGATTGAGGACCTATGGCGGCCGCGCCCTCATGTCGATGCGGCTGGAGAAGAACTGGGGCGTCTGGACTCTCGATTACCGGCCCGATTTTACCGCCGCCGAATCCGGCCTCGACGCCTTCGTCGCCTTCGACAAGCCGGCCGACTTCGTCGGCAAGAAGGCGGCGCTGGCCGAGCGCAAACGCGGCCCCGCGAAGAAGCTGGTGACGCTCGTGGTCGACACCCAGGACGTGGATTGCGTCGCCGACGAGCCGATCTTCCATGACGGCGCCTGCGTCGGCTACGTCACCTCGGGCGGCTATGCCCATTCGGTGAAGAAGAGCATGGCCATGGGCTATGTCCCGACGGCGCTGGCCGGGCACGGCACCAAGCTCGAGGTCGAGCTCCTGGGCGAGTTCTACCCCGCGACCGTGACGGCGACGCCCCTCTACGACCCGAATGGCGGCAAGATGCGGGGGTGAGTCCTTTTATCTTCTCCCCACTTTGTGGAGAGAGGAAGGCCCCCGTCGCACTTGCGACGGGAGGGTGAGGGGTGCGGTGCGAGCAAGGAAGGGCACCCTCACCCAGCTCCGGCTAAGTCTCCGCTGCGCTCCGACTAAGCCTTCGCAACCCTCTCCCTCACTGCGTGAGGGAGAGGAAAGAATTGGCGGTAAACACCATGTCCAGCAAAGACCCCCTCCTCCAGCCCTTCACACTCAAGCATCTGGTTCTGAAGAACCGGCTGATGTCGACCGCGCATGAGCCGGCCTATTCCGAGGACGGGATGCCGAAGGAGCGCTACCGGCTCTATCACCTGGAGAAGGCCAAGGGCGGGATCGCGCTGACCATGACGGCGGGGTCGGCGGTGGTGGCGGAGGATTCGCCGGCGGCCTTCGGCAACCTCCACGCCTATAGGGACGAGATCGTTCCCTGGCTGAAGCGCCTCGCCGACGACTGCCATGGCGAAGGCTGCGCGGTCATGATCCAGCTCACCCATCTGGGCCGTCGCACCGGCTGGAACAAGGCCGACTGGCTGCCGGTGACCGCCCCCTCGGGCGTGCGCGAGCCCGCCCATCGCGCCTTCCCCAAGGAGGCCGAGGATTGGGATATCGAGCGCTGGATCGGCCAATATGCCGACGGCGCGGAGCGCATGCAGGCGGCGGGCCTCGATGGCATCGAGCTCGAATGCTACGGCCACCTGGTCGACCAGTTCTGGACGCCCAGCGTCAACAAGCGCACCGACAACTATGGCGGCTCGCTCGAGAACCGGATGCGCTTCGGCCTCGCGGTGGTGAAGGGAATCCGCCAACGCGTGGGCCCGAAATTCCTCGTCGGCATCCGCATGGCGCTGGACGAGGACAAGCCCGGCGGCTTCGGCCGCAGCGAGGGCCTCGCCATCGCGCGCAAGCTGATCGACGAGGCCGGCGTCGATTTCATCAATGTGATCCGGGGCTATATCGACACCGACCCGGCGCTGGCCAGGATCATCCCGATCACCGGCATGAAGGCGGCCCCGCACCTCGATTTCGTCGGCGAGATGAAGACGGCGCTGGGCGTGCCGATCCTCCATGCCGCGCGAATCGCGGATGTGGCGACGGCGCGCCACGCGGTGGCCTCGGGCAAGCTCGATCTGGTCGGCATGACCCGCGCCCTCATCGCCGATCCGCATATCGCGCGCAAGGTGGCCGAGGGGCGCGAGGCAGAGATCCGTCCTTGCGTGGGGGCCACCTACTGCCTCGACCGCATCTATGAGGGCGGCGAGGCGCTCTGCATCCACAACGCGGCCACGGGACGCGAAGCGACCATGCCGCAAATCGTGCCTAAAACAACCGGCAAGAAGCGGCGCGTCGTCGTGGTCGGCGCCGGCCCCGCCGGGCTCGAGGCGGCCCGCGTCTCGGCCGAGCGCGGGCATGAGGTCGTCCTGTTCGAGGCGGCCGACGAAGCCGGCGGCCAGATCCGCCTCGCCGCGCGCGCGACGCGCCGGCGCGAGCTGCTCGGCATCGTCGACTGGCGGCTGCAGCAGCTCGAGAAGCTCGGCGTCACGTCGCGCTTCAACAAGTGGGCAGAGGTCGAGGACGTCACGGGCGAGGAACCCGACATCGTGGTGATCGCCACCGGCGGCCTGCCGCAGGCGCCGGCGCTCGGGGCCGGCACGGATCTCACCGTGTCGAGCTGGGACATCCTCTCCGGCGACGTGAAGCCGGCGAAGGAGGTGCTGCTGTTCGACGACAACGGCGCGCATCCGGGGATGCAGGCGGCGGAAGTCATCGCCGAGGCCGGCTCAAAGCTCGAGATCGTGTCGCCCGAGCGCTTCTTCGCGCCCGAGATCGGCGGCTTGAACCATGTGCCCTATGCCGAAAGCTTCCAGCAGCATGGGGTGCGGATCACGATCGTGCGCCGGCTTACATCCGTGAAACGGGCCGGCAATCGCCTGCAGGCCCTGATCGGCAGCGATTTCGGCGATTATGTCGAGACGCGCGAGGTCGACCAGGTGGTGGTCGAGCATGGCACGCTGCCCAATGCCGAGCTCTATGAGGCGCTGAAGCCGGCCTCGGTCAATCGCGGCGAGGTCGACTACCAGGCGCTGATCGCGGGCCGGCCACAGACGGTGGTCCGCAACCCGGAAGGACGCTATCGCCTCATCCGCATCGGCGACGCGGTCTCATCGCGCAACATCCATGCCGCCATTTACGACGCGCTGCGGTTTGCGAAGGATTTCTAGAAGACAGGTGAACATGCCCCGCCGGCGCCGCCCCTATCGTCGGCCATCGAAGTAGATCCAAGAGAGAAGCTTGATGATCGATGTTTTAAAGACCTTGGCGGCCTTGGGTCTGGGCTACCTTTTGGGCAGCCTCAACACAGCCGTGATCGTGGGGAAAATATACGGCAAGGACATCAGCAGCCACGGGAGCAAGAGCGCCGGACTTACCAATACCCTGAGGGTGCTTGGGAAATCTGCCGCAGCGTTTGTTCTCGCGGGAGATATATTGAAGGGAGTAATCGCCTGCCTTATCGGCTTGCGCCTCGGCGTCTATGTCTATTCCGGCGAGGCCCGAGATTGTATAAGCCTTTTGGCAGCGGGCGCGGGCGCAGTCCTGGGGCATAACTGGCCGGTCTATTTTGGGTTCAAAGGGGGCAAGGGAGCACTTACGGCAGTAACGGTGCTGTTTATGCTGGACTGGGTTATGGCCCTTATATGCCTTGGCCTCTTTGTGATGATCGTCGCTTCGACGCGTTATGTTTCTTTGGGCACGATAGGCGCTACGATATTTTTTCTGATTATTTCATTCATACCTGTATTCGGGCATGGCCTTTATTTTCATATATTTGCGTGTTTGATGGCGCTAATTATTATTTTCAAGCATAGGTCAAACATAAGACGGCTGCTTTCGGGAACAGAAAACAAACTTGCCTTCTGATTTTTTCGCGGCGTTGAGCCCAACGTCGAAATCTGAAAATTTGGAATCAGGTCGCGGGCGCTGACCCGCGGGCCAGCTTCATGCAGCGGGCGCGCTACGAGTCGCGACGAATTTCCGACGGCTGACCGGCCTCAGGCCGCCGCCTTGCTCCTCGCTGCGCCCAACTGAATGGCGCAGTCGATCGCCTCGATCAGGCTGCGCTCGTTGGCGATGCCCTTGCCGGCGATGTCGAAGGCCGTGCCATGATCGACCGAGGTGCGCACGATCGGCAGGCCCAGGGTCACGTTGACGCCGCTCAGCGCGTCCCATTTGCCGGTCACCGGATCGACCGAGAATCCCAGCAGCTTGACCGGGATATGGCCCTGATCGTGATACATCGCGACGACCGCGTCGTAGCGCCGGCCACGCAGCTTGACGAACACGGTGTCGCCGGGCACCGGTCCCTCGATCTCATGGCCTTCGGCGCGCAGCTGCGCGATGACCGGCGTCGTGATCTCCAAATCCTCGCGCCCGAACATGCCGCCCTCGCCCGCATGCGGGTTGAGGGCCGCGATCGCGATCCGCGGGCGCTCGATGCCCAGGCGTCGCAGCGCTCCCACCGTCATCTCCACGACCCGACGCAGGCGCTGCGGCGTCAGCCGCTTGACCGCCTCGCTCAAGGCGACATGGGTCGAGACGTGGCTCACCCGCATGTCGCCATGCAGCAGCAGCATCGCCGAATCGCGGGCTCCGGTCAGATCGGCCAGCAGCTCGGTATGGCCCGAATAATGGAAGCCGGCCAGGTTGAGCGCTTCCTTGCTGAGGGGTGCGGTGGCGATCGCATCGACGCGGCCCGAGACCGCCAGTCTGACCGCCTCCTCGATCGCGCGAAAGGCGAGCCGTCCCGCCTCGGCCGACGTCACGCCCGGCTTGATGGCCTGCGTCGGAACGCCGGCCGCCAGGAGGGCGGCGCGGCCGGCGCGCGGCGAGGAGGAATCGATGGTCGCCGGATCGAACGCGGTTCCCAGGCGCCGCGCCGCCTCGCGAAAGCACTCGGTGGCGCCGACCAGAATCAACTCCAGCTCGCCGGCGGCGAGGCGGGGTGCAAAGGCCGGCAGGGCCTTCACGATGATCTCCGGTCCGACGCCGGCGGGATCGCCCATGGTCAAGGCGATGCTGGTAGGACCCGTCATTTCCATTCTCCACTTTCGACAATCTCGGGATTCGAGGCGGCCGACATCATGGCCGCCGCGAGATTCACCAGGGTCCGCGGCCGCCCGAAGGCGCCCGACTTCGACAGAAC
The nucleotide sequence above comes from Hypericibacter terrae. Encoded proteins:
- a CDS encoding GcvT family protein, with the protein product METHARVVIIGGGVVGCSILYHLAKHGLKDAVLLERKELTSGSSWHAAGMIHTINADPNIARLQGYTIKLYNELEDLTGQSCSIHRPGGIYLAATPERLDYLKQERAKARYMGLETDFISLEHARELNPLIDPKKYLGALFEPVDGHVDPSGVTHAYAKGARHYGAKVYRDTPVIETKQRPDGSWDVVTPKGTIRAEIVVNAAGLWAREVGRLAGLELPVQPMEHHYLITETIPEVRDHGKEIAVTVDYEGNAYTRQEHQGVLLGTYETNCVPWAVEGTPLDFGHELLQDDLARVSERLDTAFERMPALGRAGIKKVINGPFTFGPDGNPLIGPVPGLKNYWTAVGVMAGFCQGGGVGLCMAEWIIDGEPSIDVWGMDVARFGSFATRDWGRIKSAENYSRRFILTYPNETLPAGRRQKTTALYDRLIARGAVMGVSFGLEHALWFAGSPDKAKETPTFRRSNAFAHVAEEIKAVRERVGMIEIANYAKHEVSGPGAEAFLDKMLANKLPKEGRLALTPMLTPKGKLYGDLTVARMEKERFYLFGSSAAQEMHRRWFEQHLPEKGVAYHNRTDDLQGIAIAGPSARELLSRLTAADVSAAAFKFRDIKRMVVGLVPALVARVSFSGELGYEIYVAPQYQLRLYEALEEAGKDLGLRTYGGRALMSMRLEKNWGVWTLDYRPDFTAAESGLDAFVAFDKPADFVGKKAALAERKRGPAKKLVTLVVDTQDVDCVADEPIFHDGACVGYVTSGGYAHSVKKSMAMGYVPTALAGHGTKLEVELLGEFYPATVTATPLYDPNGGKMRG
- a CDS encoding NADH:flavin oxidoreductase, whose product is MSSKDPLLQPFTLKHLVLKNRLMSTAHEPAYSEDGMPKERYRLYHLEKAKGGIALTMTAGSAVVAEDSPAAFGNLHAYRDEIVPWLKRLADDCHGEGCAVMIQLTHLGRRTGWNKADWLPVTAPSGVREPAHRAFPKEAEDWDIERWIGQYADGAERMQAAGLDGIELECYGHLVDQFWTPSVNKRTDNYGGSLENRMRFGLAVVKGIRQRVGPKFLVGIRMALDEDKPGGFGRSEGLAIARKLIDEAGVDFINVIRGYIDTDPALARIIPITGMKAAPHLDFVGEMKTALGVPILHAARIADVATARHAVASGKLDLVGMTRALIADPHIARKVAEGREAEIRPCVGATYCLDRIYEGGEALCIHNAATGREATMPQIVPKTTGKKRRVVVVGAGPAGLEAARVSAERGHEVVLFEAADEAGGQIRLAARATRRRELLGIVDWRLQQLEKLGVTSRFNKWAEVEDVTGEEPDIVVIATGGLPQAPALGAGTDLTVSSWDILSGDVKPAKEVLLFDDNGAHPGMQAAEVIAEAGSKLEIVSPERFFAPEIGGLNHVPYAESFQQHGVRITIVRRLTSVKRAGNRLQALIGSDFGDYVETREVDQVVVEHGTLPNAELYEALKPASVNRGEVDYQALIAGRPQTVVRNPEGRYRLIRIGDAVSSRNIHAAIYDALRFAKDF
- the plsY gene encoding glycerol-3-phosphate 1-O-acyltransferase PlsY, yielding MIDVLKTLAALGLGYLLGSLNTAVIVGKIYGKDISSHGSKSAGLTNTLRVLGKSAAAFVLAGDILKGVIACLIGLRLGVYVYSGEARDCISLLAAGAGAVLGHNWPVYFGFKGGKGALTAVTVLFMLDWVMALICLGLFVMIVASTRYVSLGTIGATIFFLIISFIPVFGHGLYFHIFACLMALIIIFKHRSNIRRLLSGTENKLAF
- the pdxA gene encoding 4-hydroxythreonine-4-phosphate dehydrogenase PdxA, which codes for MTGPTSIALTMGDPAGVGPEIIVKALPAFAPRLAAGELELILVGATECFREAARRLGTAFDPATIDSSSPRAGRAALLAAGVPTQAIKPGVTSAEAGRLAFRAIEEAVRLAVSGRVDAIATAPLSKEALNLAGFHYSGHTELLADLTGARDSAMLLLHGDMRVSHVSTHVALSEAVKRLTPQRLRRVVEMTVGALRRLGIERPRIAIAALNPHAGEGGMFGREDLEITTPVIAQLRAEGHEIEGPVPGDTVFVKLRGRRYDAVVAMYHDQGHIPVKLLGFSVDPVTGKWDALSGVNVTLGLPIVRTSVDHGTAFDIAGKGIANERSLIEAIDCAIQLGAARSKAAA